The Geodermatophilaceae bacterium NBWT11 genome has a segment encoding these proteins:
- a CDS encoding PaaI family thioesterase, whose translation MAATGFHTADELNALLPGTLPGLLGIVIDSHEPGRLTSHLDVRPELLAPNGYLHAATVVGLADTSCGLATRALLAEGATGFTTIELKSNHLGTAREGRIDAVATNVHAGRTTQVWDAVVTDAGSGKTLALFRCTQSVLWPR comes from the coding sequence ATGGCCGCCACCGGGTTCCACACCGCCGACGAGCTCAACGCCCTGCTGCCGGGCACGCTGCCCGGGCTGCTGGGCATCGTGATCGACAGCCACGAGCCGGGCCGGCTGACCAGCCACCTCGACGTCCGGCCCGAGCTGCTGGCGCCCAACGGCTACCTGCACGCCGCGACCGTCGTCGGGCTGGCCGACACCTCCTGCGGTCTCGCCACCCGGGCGCTGCTGGCCGAGGGCGCCACCGGGTTCACCACGATCGAGCTCAAGAGCAACCACCTGGGCACCGCCCGCGAGGGCCGGATCGACGCCGTCGCCACCAACGTGCACGCCGGCCGGACGACGCAGGTCTGGGACGCCGTGGTCACCGACGCGGGCTCGGGTAAGACGCTGGCGCTGTTCCGCTGCACCCAGTCTGTGCTGTGGCCGCGCTGA
- a CDS encoding acetamidase — protein sequence MIAPTAETLHGWFDRDLPPVVTVEPGSTVTVGCLDSGWSTGPFDGGDLAARPRHPAWEPGTGHALTGPIAVRGAQPGQVLAIGVDAVVPGAFGTTYCGLRDTPLNRRLGVLADPVVLRWTIEGDTAVDQHGHRVATRPFLGVMGLPPAEPGRHSTVPPRWHGGNLDCRELVAGSTLYLPVTVTDALLSVGDGHAAQGDGEVSGTAIESPVEATLTVDVLDDLHGLTLRTPVADTPSGWVAMGVADDLDTATGHALDAVLDLMGALHGFGHSEALALASVLVDLRVTQVVNQAVGVHALLRSDRLVQS from the coding sequence GTGATCGCCCCCACCGCGGAGACGCTGCACGGCTGGTTCGACCGCGACCTGCCCCCGGTGGTCACCGTCGAGCCCGGCTCGACGGTGACGGTGGGCTGCCTGGACTCCGGCTGGTCCACCGGCCCCTTCGACGGCGGGGACCTGGCCGCGCGCCCACGGCACCCGGCGTGGGAGCCGGGCACCGGGCACGCCCTGACCGGGCCGATCGCCGTCCGGGGGGCGCAGCCGGGGCAGGTGCTCGCGATCGGGGTGGACGCCGTCGTCCCCGGCGCGTTCGGGACGACCTACTGCGGCCTGCGGGACACCCCGCTCAACCGGCGGCTCGGCGTGCTGGCCGACCCCGTGGTGCTGCGCTGGACGATCGAGGGCGACACCGCGGTCGACCAGCACGGTCACCGGGTGGCCACCCGCCCCTTCCTGGGCGTGATGGGCCTGCCGCCGGCCGAGCCCGGCCGGCACTCCACGGTGCCGCCGCGCTGGCACGGCGGGAACCTGGACTGCCGGGAGCTGGTCGCCGGCAGCACGCTGTACCTGCCGGTCACCGTGACCGACGCGCTGCTCAGCGTCGGCGACGGGCACGCCGCGCAGGGCGACGGCGAGGTCAGCGGGACCGCGATCGAGAGCCCGGTCGAGGCGACGCTGACCGTCGACGTGCTGGACGACCTGCACGGGCTCACGCTGCGCACCCCGGTCGCCGACACCCCGTCCGGTTGGGTGGCGATGGGCGTGGCCGACGACCTGGACACCGCCACCGGACACGCCCTGGACGCGGTGCTCGACCTGATGGGGGCGCTGCACGGGTTCGGCCACTCGGAGGCACTGGCGTTGGCCTCGGTGCTGGTCGACCTGCGGGTCACCCAGGTGGTGAACCAGGCCGTGGGGGTGCACGCCCTGCTGCGCAGCGACCGGTTGGTCCAGAGCTAG
- a CDS encoding beta-lactamase family protein: MLTVETDPAAVGLDAARLARLDARLARWVDEGQLPGFLVTVARHGELAHVGTHGMRDVEAGLPVTPDTIWRVFSMTKPITSVAAMSLYEEGAFELNDPISRWLPEFAETRVYVAGSDQKPVTVPQVEPIRVWHLLTHTSGLTYGFHRAHPVDGMYRAAGHEWGTPPGADSAEVTRQWAAMPLVFQPGSEWNYGVSTDVLGRLVEVIAGKPLDEVFAERVFGPLGMTETSFGLRPDDDPGMLARLYGAGLVPLAAFEPAAKQKPAFLSGGGGLVSTAGDYLRFVEMLRAGGVAADGTRVLGSRTLAHMVRNHVPGNADLETYGRPLFAETPLRGVGFGLGFSMVLDPARYGTVASVGDYSWGGAASTAFYVDPVEDLTVTFYTQLLPSSTLPIRSYLRQLVNQAIVG; this comes from the coding sequence GTGCTCACCGTGGAGACAGACCCCGCAGCCGTCGGCCTCGACGCGGCCCGCCTGGCGCGACTGGACGCCCGGCTGGCCCGCTGGGTCGACGAGGGGCAGCTGCCCGGCTTCCTGGTGACCGTCGCCCGGCACGGGGAGCTGGCGCACGTGGGCACCCACGGCATGCGGGACGTCGAGGCCGGCCTGCCGGTCACCCCCGACACGATCTGGCGCGTCTTCTCGATGACCAAGCCGATCACCTCGGTGGCGGCGATGAGCCTGTACGAGGAGGGCGCGTTCGAGCTGAACGACCCGATCAGCCGCTGGCTGCCGGAGTTCGCCGAGACCCGGGTCTACGTCGCGGGGTCGGACCAGAAGCCGGTCACGGTGCCGCAGGTCGAGCCCATCCGGGTCTGGCACCTGCTCACCCACACCTCGGGGCTCACCTACGGCTTCCACCGGGCCCACCCCGTCGACGGGATGTACCGGGCCGCCGGGCACGAGTGGGGCACGCCGCCGGGCGCGGACTCCGCCGAGGTCACCCGCCAGTGGGCGGCGATGCCGCTGGTGTTCCAGCCCGGCAGCGAGTGGAACTACGGCGTGTCCACCGACGTGCTGGGTCGGCTGGTCGAGGTGATCGCCGGCAAGCCGCTGGACGAGGTGTTCGCCGAGCGGGTGTTCGGCCCGCTCGGGATGACCGAGACCTCCTTCGGCCTGCGCCCGGACGACGACCCGGGCATGCTCGCCCGGCTCTACGGTGCCGGCCTCGTCCCGCTCGCGGCCTTCGAGCCGGCCGCGAAGCAGAAGCCGGCGTTCCTGTCCGGCGGGGGCGGGCTGGTCTCCACGGCCGGGGACTACCTGCGCTTCGTGGAGATGCTCCGCGCCGGGGGCGTGGCGGCCGACGGCACGCGGGTGCTGGGCTCCCGCACGCTGGCGCACATGGTGCGCAACCACGTCCCGGGCAACGCCGACCTGGAGACCTACGGGCGCCCTCTGTTCGCCGAGACCCCGCTGCGGGGCGTCGGTTTCGGGCTGGGCTTCTCGATGGTGCTGGACCCGGCGCGCTACGGGACGGTCGCCTCGGTGGGCGACTACTCGTGGGGCGGCGCGGCGTCCACCGCGTTCTACGTCGACCCCGTCGAGGACCTGACCGTCACCTTCTACACGCAGCTGCTGCCCTCCAGCACGCTGCCGATCCGCTCCTACCTGCGCCAGCTGGTGAACCAGGCGATCGTCGGGTGA
- a CDS encoding integration host factor has protein sequence MNKAELVSAISKRADVPATTVDSVIAALGEEFVEALTRGDKIALPGLLTLERGSRSARTGRNPQTGESIEIAASNTAKLTAGSNLKKAAAAVPVK, from the coding sequence GTGAACAAGGCCGAACTCGTCTCCGCCATCTCCAAGCGCGCCGACGTCCCCGCCACCACCGTCGACTCCGTCATCGCCGCCCTCGGCGAGGAGTTCGTCGAGGCCCTGACCCGTGGCGACAAGATCGCCCTGCCGGGTCTGCTGACCCTCGAGCGCGGCTCCCGCTCCGCCCGCACCGGCCGCAACCCGCAGACCGGTGAGTCCATCGAGATCGCCGCCTCGAACACCGCGAAGCTGACCGCCGGCTCGAACCTCAAGAAGGCCGCTGCCGCCGTCCCGGTGAAGTAA
- a CDS encoding aldo/keto reductase produces the protein MPQLPGTDLTVSDLCFGGNVFGWTADEATSFALLDRFHDAVPSTQSPFVDSAEMYGNGLSEQILGRWMAERGARDRVVVATKASPGEKEHPLAAAEIQAACERSLRNLQVDTIDLYYAHYDDETTPLEESLTAFDALVQAGKVRYVAASNYSAARLTEALDLQQAHGLAPYVALQPHYNLMERPVYEDELRDVVAARGLGTLPYFSLAKGFLTGKYAAGQTIDSPRAKGASAYVGDKGDRVLAALAEVAGAHGTTGSAVALRWLADQPTVVAPIASGRSVEQLADLLPMLDLVLTDDERQALTDASA, from the coding sequence ATGCCTCAGCTCCCCGGGACCGATCTCACCGTCAGCGATCTCTGCTTCGGCGGCAACGTCTTCGGCTGGACCGCGGACGAGGCGACGTCCTTCGCGCTGCTGGACCGGTTCCACGACGCCGTGCCCTCGACGCAGTCGCCGTTCGTGGACTCCGCGGAGATGTACGGCAACGGCCTGAGCGAGCAGATCCTGGGCCGGTGGATGGCCGAGCGCGGCGCCCGCGACCGGGTGGTGGTGGCCACCAAGGCCAGCCCCGGCGAGAAGGAGCACCCGCTGGCGGCCGCGGAGATCCAGGCTGCGTGCGAGCGCTCGCTGCGCAACCTGCAGGTCGACACGATCGACCTCTACTACGCCCACTACGACGACGAGACGACCCCGCTGGAGGAGTCGCTGACCGCCTTCGACGCCCTCGTGCAGGCCGGCAAGGTGCGGTACGTGGCGGCCTCGAACTACTCGGCCGCGCGGCTGACCGAGGCGCTGGACCTGCAGCAGGCCCACGGCCTCGCCCCCTACGTGGCGCTGCAGCCGCACTACAACCTGATGGAGCGACCGGTCTACGAGGACGAGCTGCGCGACGTCGTCGCCGCCCGCGGCCTGGGCACGCTGCCCTACTTCTCGCTGGCCAAGGGCTTCCTGACCGGCAAGTACGCCGCCGGGCAGACCATCGACAGCCCGCGGGCCAAGGGCGCCTCGGCCTACGTGGGGGACAAGGGCGACCGGGTGCTCGCCGCCCTGGCGGAGGTCGCCGGGGCCCACGGCACCACCGGCTCGGCCGTCGCGCTGCGCTGGCTGGCCGACCAGCCCACCGTCGTCGCCCCGATCGCCAGCGGCCGCAGCGTCGAGCAGCTCGCCGACCTGCTGCCGATGCTCGACCTGGTGCTCACCGACGACGAGCGGCAGGCCCTCACCGACGCCAGCGCCTGA
- a CDS encoding EAL domain-containing protein: MRVRPGLPAGPADGRRRRARPARAPRPHRRLTPSTGWDGVKPPAPGVDVHGVTDLFEPTRRADCRPLLADPDDLSLALSPVIDLSAASVAGWSAAARFPGTATPDVWFAAAADAGLAAPLQALLLQTALARRPADGWLSIPVDPWLLGAPVVHEALDTPLAGVLLELADSPVDDEGTLLRRCHLLADRGASLAVPTTLLHRLPQLPADVVVLPPALTAGLAGDPRRTAVAAGVLGYAERTGALVLADGVETTAELSGLSALGVHLARGWLLGRPGETPGPAAADVLRLLRGRAVQGRRDASVAGLLRPVRCWLPGRDDRQLTPPVVVLDPDGHPATMSLVDARTGVWFDAPVTLTLPADTPVAEALHRALARRPAHRFDPVPCTDALGAVVGLLRVEDLAGAATAG, from the coding sequence CTGCGAGTTCGCCCAGGGCTACCTGCTGGGCCGGCCGATGGACGGCGCCGACGTGCCCGCCCTGCTCGAGCGCCGCGCCCTCACCGTCGGCTGACCCCCTCGACGGGGTGGGACGGCGTCAAGCCCCCCGCGCCGGGCGTCGACGTACACGGTGTGACCGATCTGTTCGAGCCCACGCGCCGCGCCGACTGCCGCCCGCTGCTGGCCGACCCCGACGACCTCAGCCTCGCGCTGTCGCCGGTGATCGACCTGTCCGCCGCCTCCGTGGCCGGCTGGTCGGCCGCCGCCCGCTTCCCCGGCACCGCCACCCCCGACGTCTGGTTCGCCGCCGCGGCCGACGCGGGTCTCGCCGCCCCCCTGCAGGCCCTGCTGCTGCAGACCGCGCTGGCCCGGCGGCCCGCCGACGGCTGGCTGTCGATCCCGGTCGACCCCTGGCTGCTCGGCGCGCCCGTGGTGCACGAGGCCCTGGACACCCCGCTGGCCGGGGTCCTCCTGGAGCTCGCCGACTCCCCCGTGGACGACGAGGGCACCCTGCTGCGACGCTGCCACCTGCTCGCCGACCGGGGCGCCAGCCTCGCCGTCCCCACCACGCTGCTGCACCGGCTCCCCCAGCTGCCCGCCGACGTCGTCGTCCTGCCCCCGGCGCTGACCGCCGGACTGGCCGGCGACCCGCGCCGCACCGCCGTCGCCGCCGGCGTGCTGGGCTACGCCGAGCGCACCGGCGCCCTCGTGCTGGCCGACGGCGTGGAGACCACCGCCGAGCTGTCGGGCCTCAGCGCCCTCGGGGTGCACCTGGCCCGCGGCTGGCTGCTCGGCCGCCCGGGCGAGACCCCCGGCCCGGCCGCCGCCGACGTCCTGCGGCTGCTGCGCGGACGCGCCGTGCAGGGACGACGGGACGCCAGCGTGGCCGGGCTGCTGCGCCCGGTGCGGTGCTGGCTGCCCGGCCGCGACGACCGCCAGCTCACCCCGCCCGTCGTCGTCCTCGACCCCGACGGCCACCCGGCGACGATGAGCCTGGTCGACGCCCGGACCGGTGTCTGGTTCGACGCCCCCGTCACGCTCACCCTGCCCGCCGACACCCCGGTCGCCGAGGCGCTGCACCGCGCACTGGCCCGGCGGCCGGCGCACCGGTTCGACCCGGTGCCGTGCACCGACGCCCTGGGCGCCGTCGTCGGCCTGCTGCGGGTCGAGGACCTGGCCGGGGCCGCGACCGCCGGCTGA
- a CDS encoding bifunctional diguanylate cyclase/phosphodiesterase: MVVLAVCQVLAVTASPDVFDRFVSNLAQLLAGAAATAAGAWRAAGLVGRNRWSWGLLTAGTAAWTLAQGWWCWVEIVQDGATPFPSFADVGFIAFPLLAAAALLLHPAGGGRTGRWQRPLDALMTSAAVGLVSWETTLGAVVAVDVTENTLTSALLVAYPVLDVLLVVLAVLTLARSTRGRTPLALVGAGLVAFSVSDSAFAYVAATGGYVGSSLDLGWVAGFLLIALAALSPRDVDGTEGPAGREHTVRRASARAAFLPYVPVAAALVVTAALAVGGRQLDGGELLTAGLVVALLLARQYLALRDNGRLAAELAVREAELRHQAFHDGLTGIANRALFRDRLEHALQLHARDLRPVSVVFLDLDDFKVINDTLGHAAGDELLVRVAERLTGSVRTGDTVARLGGDEFAVLLEDGGDPLQIGDKIAGGLTTPFTLRGTSLQVHASIGICALSADDPPIAADELLARSDTAMYSAKRSGKDRIVTYSVGMSLAELQDQELRQALRTAIDDRRVRLAYQPIVELETGRVLGLEALARWRNGDADVPPDVFIPLAERTGLMPALTADLLTEACGQLADWTRGRHEPLTVHVNIAPSQLIAPGFVHTVGELVTRYRLLPGRLVLEITESGIFADLDAARRTVVQLRTLGVGVSLDDFGVGYSSLAQLNSMPLDSVKIDRSFLTTIDTDARQATFLRAVLRLADDIGLQVVAEGVERPSQVRALRELGCEFAQGYLLGRPMDGADVPALLERRALTVG, translated from the coding sequence GTGGTCGTGCTCGCGGTCTGCCAGGTCCTCGCCGTCACCGCGAGCCCCGACGTCTTCGACCGCTTCGTCTCCAACCTCGCCCAGTTGCTGGCCGGGGCCGCCGCGACCGCGGCCGGGGCCTGGCGGGCTGCCGGCCTCGTCGGCCGCAACCGCTGGTCCTGGGGGCTGCTCACCGCCGGCACCGCGGCCTGGACGCTGGCCCAGGGCTGGTGGTGCTGGGTGGAGATCGTCCAGGACGGCGCCACCCCCTTCCCCTCGTTCGCCGACGTGGGCTTCATCGCCTTCCCCCTGCTGGCCGCCGCCGCACTGCTGCTGCACCCCGCCGGGGGCGGGCGCACGGGCCGGTGGCAGCGCCCCCTGGACGCGCTGATGACCTCGGCCGCGGTCGGCCTGGTGAGCTGGGAGACCACGTTGGGGGCGGTCGTCGCCGTCGACGTCACCGAGAACACCCTGACCTCCGCCCTGCTGGTCGCCTACCCCGTCCTCGACGTGCTGCTCGTCGTGCTGGCCGTCCTCACCCTGGCGCGCAGCACCCGTGGCCGGACGCCGTTGGCCCTGGTCGGGGCCGGGCTGGTCGCCTTCAGCGTCTCCGACAGCGCCTTCGCCTACGTGGCCGCGACCGGCGGCTACGTGGGCAGCTCGCTGGACCTGGGCTGGGTCGCCGGCTTCCTGCTCATCGCGCTGGCGGCGCTGAGCCCTCGGGACGTCGACGGCACCGAGGGGCCGGCAGGCCGGGAGCACACCGTCCGCCGCGCCAGCGCCCGGGCCGCCTTCCTGCCCTACGTGCCGGTCGCGGCGGCCCTCGTCGTCACCGCCGCCCTCGCGGTGGGCGGGCGCCAGCTGGACGGCGGGGAGCTGCTCACCGCCGGACTGGTCGTCGCCCTGCTGCTCGCCCGGCAGTACCTGGCGCTGCGCGACAACGGCCGGCTGGCCGCCGAGCTCGCGGTGCGCGAGGCCGAGCTGCGCCACCAGGCCTTCCACGACGGCCTCACCGGGATCGCCAACCGGGCGCTGTTCCGCGACCGGCTCGAGCACGCCCTCCAGCTGCACGCCCGTGACCTGCGCCCGGTCTCCGTCGTGTTCCTCGACCTCGACGACTTCAAGGTCATCAACGACACCCTCGGGCACGCCGCCGGCGACGAGCTGCTGGTCCGGGTGGCCGAACGGCTCACCGGTTCGGTGCGCACCGGGGACACCGTGGCCCGGCTCGGCGGCGACGAGTTCGCCGTCCTGCTCGAGGACGGCGGGGACCCCCTGCAGATCGGCGACAAGATCGCCGGCGGCCTGACCACCCCGTTCACGCTGCGCGGCACCAGCCTCCAGGTGCACGCCAGCATCGGCATCTGCGCGCTCTCGGCCGACGACCCGCCGATCGCCGCCGACGAGCTGCTGGCCCGCTCGGACACCGCGATGTACTCGGCCAAGCGCTCGGGCAAGGACCGGATCGTCACCTACAGCGTGGGCATGAGCCTGGCCGAGCTGCAGGACCAGGAGCTGCGGCAGGCGCTGCGCACCGCCATCGACGACCGCCGGGTGCGGCTGGCCTACCAGCCGATCGTGGAGCTGGAGACCGGCCGGGTGCTGGGCCTGGAGGCGCTGGCCCGCTGGCGCAACGGGGACGCCGACGTCCCGCCCGACGTCTTCATCCCCCTCGCCGAGCGCACCGGCCTGATGCCGGCGCTCACCGCCGACCTGCTCACCGAGGCCTGCGGCCAGCTCGCGGACTGGACCCGCGGCCGGCACGAACCGCTGACGGTGCACGTCAACATCGCCCCGAGCCAGCTGATCGCCCCCGGTTTCGTGCACACCGTCGGCGAGCTGGTGACCCGCTACCGGCTGCTGCCGGGTCGGCTGGTCCTGGAGATCACCGAGTCCGGCATCTTCGCCGACCTGGACGCCGCCCGGCGCACCGTCGTCCAGCTGCGCACCCTGGGCGTCGGGGTCTCCCTCGACGACTTCGGGGTCGGCTACTCCTCGCTGGCCCAGCTGAACTCGATGCCGCTGGACTCGGTGAAGATCGACCGGTCCTTCCTCACGACCATCGACACCGACGCCCGCCAGGCCACCTTCCTGCGCGCGGTGCTGCGGCTGGCTGACGACATCGGCCTGCAGGTGGTCGCCGAGGGCGTGGAGCGCCCCTCCCAGGTGCGGGCGCTGCGCGAGCTGGGCTGCGAGTTCGCCCAGGGCTACCTGCTGGGCCGGCCGATGGACGGCGCCGACGTGCCCGCCCTGCTCGAGCGCCGCGCCCTCACCGTCGGCTGA
- a CDS encoding acyl-CoA oxidase: MTSTPLPTTVDPARLTEVLDGRWAQVRRDAREQLGEEKYAPVYGESNAEARARITGLTKELAATGRTALGFPRAYGGQEDAGASVTSIEMLAFGDLSLMVKAGVQWGLFGGAVQLLGTERHHERFLADIISADLMGCFAMTETGHGSDVQQLRTTCTYDPATETFDLHTPHDSARKDYIGNAAQDGRMAVVFAQLVSGGERHGVHAWLVPIRDEAGNAAPGVTIGDDGAKAGLNGVDNGRLSFDHVTVPRDMLLDRYGQVAADGTYTSSIENETRRFFTMLGTLVRGRVSVGGSAGSATKLALEIAVRYGDVRRQFAAPGEDREIVVNDYLVHQRKLLPALATSYALHFAQEELVSTMHDVQGQADVDEAAQRELESRAAGLKAAQTWHATATIQMAREACGGAGYLAENRLPALKADTDVFTTFEGDNTVLLQLVAKGLLTGYRDAFGSLDGWGKAQFVADQVRETVLERTAARSLIARLVDAVPGRDEEVSLLDRGWQLRAFEDREKHTLDGAIKRLRKGAATKGIKPFDIFNDVQDHVLKTAVTHIDRVVLEAFVAGIERTTDPAAKALLAKVCDLYALTTIEADKAWFLEHGRLTPTRAKALTGAVNQLLKELRPHMRTLVDAFAIPEAWVKSSIVDTEGARQEAMAAEDARVRAAAPAGESAVDTPDDTAVDLEMAPAQ, translated from the coding sequence ATGACCAGCACGCCGCTCCCCACCACGGTCGACCCGGCCCGCCTCACCGAGGTGCTCGACGGCCGCTGGGCACAGGTCCGCCGCGACGCCCGCGAGCAGCTCGGGGAGGAGAAGTACGCCCCCGTCTACGGCGAGTCCAACGCCGAGGCCCGTGCGCGGATCACCGGCCTGACCAAGGAGCTCGCCGCCACCGGCCGCACCGCGCTGGGCTTCCCGCGCGCCTACGGCGGGCAGGAGGACGCCGGCGCCTCGGTCACCTCGATCGAGATGCTCGCGTTCGGCGACCTGTCGCTGATGGTCAAGGCCGGCGTGCAGTGGGGGCTGTTCGGCGGCGCCGTGCAGCTGCTGGGCACCGAGCGGCACCACGAGCGGTTCCTCGCCGACATCATCTCCGCCGACCTCATGGGCTGCTTCGCGATGACCGAGACCGGCCACGGGTCCGACGTCCAGCAGCTGCGGACGACGTGCACCTACGACCCGGCGACGGAGACCTTCGACCTGCACACCCCGCACGACTCGGCCCGCAAGGACTACATCGGCAACGCCGCGCAGGACGGCCGGATGGCCGTCGTGTTCGCCCAGCTGGTCAGCGGCGGTGAGCGGCACGGCGTGCACGCCTGGCTGGTGCCCATCCGTGACGAGGCCGGCAACGCCGCGCCCGGCGTCACCATCGGGGACGACGGCGCCAAGGCCGGGCTCAACGGCGTGGACAACGGCCGGCTCTCCTTCGACCACGTCACCGTCCCGCGCGACATGCTGCTGGACCGGTACGGCCAGGTCGCCGCCGACGGCACCTACACGTCCTCCATCGAGAACGAGACCCGCCGCTTCTTCACCATGCTCGGCACCCTGGTGCGCGGGCGGGTCAGCGTCGGTGGGTCGGCGGGCTCGGCGACGAAGCTCGCGCTGGAGATCGCCGTGCGCTACGGCGACGTCCGCCGCCAGTTCGCCGCCCCCGGCGAGGACCGCGAGATCGTGGTCAACGACTACCTGGTGCACCAGCGCAAGCTGCTGCCGGCGCTGGCCACGAGCTACGCGCTGCACTTCGCCCAGGAGGAGCTCGTCTCCACCATGCACGACGTGCAGGGCCAGGCGGACGTCGACGAGGCGGCCCAGCGCGAGCTCGAGTCGCGGGCGGCCGGGCTCAAGGCCGCCCAGACCTGGCACGCCACCGCCACCATCCAGATGGCCCGCGAGGCCTGCGGCGGGGCGGGCTACCTGGCGGAGAACCGGCTGCCGGCGCTCAAGGCCGACACCGACGTCTTCACCACCTTCGAGGGCGACAACACCGTCCTGCTCCAGCTGGTCGCCAAGGGGCTGCTGACCGGGTACCGGGACGCGTTCGGCTCCCTCGACGGCTGGGGCAAGGCCCAGTTCGTCGCCGACCAGGTGCGCGAGACGGTGCTCGAGCGCACCGCGGCCCGCTCGCTGATCGCCCGGCTCGTCGACGCCGTCCCCGGCCGGGACGAGGAGGTCTCGCTGCTGGACCGCGGCTGGCAGCTCAGGGCCTTCGAGGACCGCGAGAAGCACACGCTGGACGGCGCGATCAAGCGGCTGCGCAAGGGGGCGGCCACCAAGGGCATCAAGCCCTTCGACATCTTCAACGACGTGCAGGACCACGTGCTCAAGACGGCGGTCACGCACATCGACCGGGTCGTACTGGAGGCGTTCGTCGCCGGCATCGAGCGGACCACCGACCCCGCGGCCAAGGCGCTGCTGGCCAAGGTGTGCGACCTCTACGCGCTGACCACCATCGAGGCCGACAAGGCCTGGTTCCTCGAGCACGGCCGGCTCACCCCGACCCGGGCCAAGGCGCTCACCGGCGCGGTCAACCAGCTGCTCAAGGAGCTGCGGCCGCACATGCGCACGCTGGTCGACGCCTTCGCGATCCCCGAGGCGTGGGTGAAGTCCTCGATCGTGGACACCGAGGGCGCCCGCCAGGAGGCCATGGCCGCCGAGGACGCCCGCGTCCGGGCCGCCGCACCGGCCGGGGAGTCCGCCGTGGACACCCCCGACGACACCGCCGTCGACCTGGAGATGGCCCCCGCGCAGTAG
- a CDS encoding TetR/AcrR family transcriptional regulator, protein MGPLPRDKRDSRWDEHRRARREQLVQATVTAVGEHGPGVGMEEIAAAAGTSKTVVYRHFADRGELHLAVCAQVAEQLLAALRVAMADTDRPRQMVAAAIDTYLAFIEADPELYRFVVHSPADRDPEADPIAGLSELVGDQAAALVELALEQAGRDTAAAGPWGHGLVGLVRSAGDRWLGSAGGMSRGELTAHLTDLAWTGLSGVVVEIPEKTRHHTEENR, encoded by the coding sequence ATCGGACCCCTGCCCCGCGACAAGCGGGACTCCCGGTGGGACGAGCACCGGCGGGCCCGTCGGGAGCAGCTCGTCCAGGCCACGGTCACCGCGGTCGGCGAGCACGGCCCCGGGGTGGGCATGGAGGAGATCGCCGCCGCGGCAGGGACGTCGAAGACCGTCGTCTACCGGCACTTCGCCGACCGCGGCGAGCTGCACCTCGCCGTCTGCGCCCAGGTCGCCGAGCAGCTGCTCGCGGCCCTGCGCGTGGCCATGGCCGACACCGACCGGCCCCGCCAGATGGTCGCCGCCGCCATCGACACCTACCTGGCCTTCATCGAGGCCGATCCCGAGCTCTACCGCTTCGTCGTCCACTCCCCCGCCGACCGCGACCCCGAGGCCGACCCGATCGCCGGGCTCAGCGAACTCGTCGGCGACCAGGCCGCCGCCCTCGTCGAGCTGGCCCTGGAGCAGGCCGGCCGGGACACCGCCGCCGCCGGCCCCTGGGGCCACGGCCTGGTGGGCCTGGTCCGCTCGGCCGGCGACCGCTGGCTCGGCTCGGCGGGCGGCATGTCCCGCGGCGAGCTCACCGCACACCTCACCGACCTCGCGTGGACCGGACTGTCCGGCGTCGTGGTCGAGATCCCCGAGAAGACCCGGCACCACACGGAGGAGAACCGATGA